A single Denticeps clupeoides chromosome 7, fDenClu1.1, whole genome shotgun sequence DNA region contains:
- the cramp1 gene encoding LOW QUALITY PROTEIN: protein cramped-like (The sequence of the model RefSeq protein was modified relative to this genomic sequence to represent the inferred CDS: deleted 1 base in 1 codon) — translation MVRRKKTPSAAEPEPEPDSGMTVGHSDGLGVEGPRRGGMKAAGCEDEEGEEPSTKRDEEEIPHPATSAAPSSTPNPDQHHFLRSSVRPPSKRLRKDSLPQALNGHGATRAKGGEASPAVSASAPPGPWGGSGAGGGARSGPRGQGPGEKEERGSQKRTRRQWESWSTEDKSSFFEGLYEHGKDFEAIQNNIALKYKKKGKPASMVKNKEQVRHFYYRTWHKISKHIDFNNAYSRVLKKSSQELYGLICYAELRKKVGGLMDDKNVTKLNELIQQGATTVRSKGRNLRIKAPMCRALKKLCDPDGVSDEEDQKPVRLPLKVAVELQPRNNHSWARVQSLAHNPRLRMMVELHRKVSSLIEFLKQKWAVQDERIRKSLVERESLQGLPQSAASEELLLFPTESSTVMALPGVARVVHSKVSCTVHWQESGRGRPGVRDLPAVHILGIQPGGRGPGRPGKSAGSVKADGLVAENSDCSAVAGAGGPDVPPAPPPGSSPPSLQLGGQGSGQGLAEPEGTPSDPNPSEQNKEDAVPGEVVSPESAPLADPPVRSEGEGLTATGRSPEQIREAGWSVRGSENVTLAELYLMLGKPGKLQLEYDWQPKARPPASAQPLSRNILRCLLRLVSTEVNPKPALEVCSVGTSPIKPGQEDQSSSLTPPGKTPAGGARSPSCGRQQSTTRTAKLLLPNAVTTGGRNLSRPLIVSGCDSDGGVFAVPTTLPPNSSRHSRMFSPNKEAELAFRQQLDSISSDIFLPKQRKLGRCRPLRKPLVVQRTLLPRTTGDTSPHVCSFSILSNSSATGTGSFRPIQSSLPLSRPFVSKATPSSTSTPASSTELSSAIDFAAKSAGIIPNSPCRQIEAPPVVDDVMELEQTTDTVPAPSQPSIQEEQTDESFQNSLPPPSPMGAPDSLLAPPSVASLLDISLPGPPEESLPSGEPHTQISDSIIELAINSAQYGDGVSLSSAKLNGNDTPKLLPSPSDSPARSWIPSPTHDPQWYPSDSTDSTLGCLLSSLVSPDKVRRAQLPPVGSSSGTALLGPSLLDSNSHDSFQSRGLPDVTEVDSQLACMMSESSVDYIARFNDLAQELSVTESPLPPPGV, via the exons AtggtgaggaggaagaagacgcCGTCCGCTgcggagccggagccggagccggacAGCGG CATGACAGTGGGCCACAGCGACGGACTCGGGGTCGAAGGACCGAGGCGAGGCGGCATGAAGGCGGCCGGCtgcgaggatgaggagggagaggagccgAGCACAAAGAGGGACGAGGAGGAAATCCCTCACCCGGCGACCAGCGCCGCTCCGTCCTCCACCCCGAACCCCGACCAGCACCACTTCCTCCGCTCCAGCGTCCGGCCTCCCAGCAAGCGGCTCCGGAAGGACTCCCTCCCTCAGGCGCTGAACGGCCACGGCGCGACCAGGGCGAAGG GTGGCGAAGCCAGTCCGGCGGTGTCCGCATCGGCTCCGCCCGGC CCGTGGGGGGGGTCGGGGGCCGGAGGCGGCGCCCGCTCGGGCCCGCGGGGTCAGGGTCCCGGCGAGAAGGAAGAGAGGGGCAGCCAGAAGCGAACCCGGAGACAGTGGGAGTCCTGGAGCACGGAGGACAAGAGCAGCTTCTTCGAGGGCCTTTACGAG CATGGGAAGGACTTTGAGGCCATTCAGAACAATATCGCGTTGAAGTATAAGAAGAAAGGGAAGCCGGCCAGCATGGTGAAGAACAAGGAGCAGGTCCGGCATTTCTACTATCGCACGTGGCACAAGATCTCCAAACACATCGACTTCAACAACG CTTACTCTCGTGTGCTGAAGAAGTCATCCCAGGAGCTGTACGGGCTCATCTGCTATGCAGAGCTGCGCAAGAAAGTTGGAGGCT tgATGGATGATAAGAATGTGACTAAGCTCAACGAACTCATTCAGCAAGG AGCCACAACGGTGCGATCCAAAGGAAGGAACCTGCGAATCAAGGCCCCAATGTGCAGAGCGCTGAAGAAACTCTGCGACCCCGATG gagTGAGCGATGAAGAGGACCAGAAGCCCGTTCGGTTACCCTTGAAAGTTGCCGTGGAGCTCCAGCCACGGAACAACCACTCATGGGCTCGGGTTCAGAGCCTGGCGCACAACCCACGTCTTCG catgatggtgGAGCTGCACAGGAAAGTGTCCAGTTTGATTGAGTTCCTGAAGCAGAAGTGGGCGGTGCAGGATGAGCGAATT CGTAAGAGCCTAGTGGAGCGCGAGTCGCTGCAGGGGCTTCCCCAGAGCGCAGCGTCTGAAGAGCTGCTGCTCTTTCCCACAGAGAGCAGCACGGTTATGGCGTTGCCAGGCGTGGCACGGGTAGTGCACTCTAAAGTCTCGTGCACAGTGCACTGGCAGGAGAGCGGGCGGGGCCGGCCAGGCGTGAGGGACCTACCCGCTGTCCATATTCTGGGCATTCAGCctggtgggcgtggcccagGGCGCCCTGGGAAGAGTGCAGGCTCAGTGAAGGCAGATGGACTCGTCGCAGAGAATTCGGACTGTAGCGCCGTAGCAGGAGCCGGCGGGCCTGACGTCCCTCCGGCTCCTCCTCCGGGTTCATCTCCGCCGTCGCTCCAGTTGGGAGGACAGGGCAGTGGGCAGGGCCTGGCCGAGCCTGAGGGGACTCCTTCAGACCCCAACCCTTCCGAACAGAACAAGGAGGATGCGGTACCAGGTGAAGTGGTCTCCCCGGAGAGCGCGCCTCTAGCAGACCCCCCGGTACGCTCCGAGGGGGAGGGGCTGACTGCTACAGGGAGGTCTCCAGAGCAGATCAGAGAGGCTGGCTGGAGCGTTCGAGGATCAGAGAACGTCACACTGGCTGAACTCTACCTAATGCTGGGTAAACCAGGTAAACTACAGCTGGAGTATGATTGGCAGCCTAAAGCCCGCCCTCCAGCTTCAGCCCAGCCCCTTTCACGCAACATTCTCCGCTGCCTCCTCCGACTTGTTTCTACTGAGGTCAACCCCAAGCCT gcTCTGGAAGTTTGTTCGGTGGGGACGTCTCCAATAAAGCCGGGTCAAGAGGATCAATCTTCATCTCTGACACCCCCAGGAAAGACCCCAGCAGGAGGAGCGCGAAGCCCCAGCTGTGGACGGCAACAGAGCACAACGCGTACTGCCAAACTGCTGCTGCCGAATGCTGTTACTACAG GTGGGCGCAATCTATCGCGACCCCTGATTGTTTCTGGGTGTGACAGTGACGGCGGGGTGTTCGCGGTGCCAACCACGCTGCCCCCCAACAGCTCCCGCCACTCACGCATGTTCTCCCCTAATAAGGAAGCAGAACTTGCATTCCGCCAGCAGCTCGACTCCATCAGC TCCGATATTTTCCTCCCGAAGCAGCGGAAGCTGGGTAGATGTCGGCCTTTGAGGAAGCCACTTGTGGTCCAG AGAACACTGTTGCCCCGGACGACAGGTGACACATCGCCACATGTCTGTTCGTTCTCCATCCTCTCCAATTCTTCAGCCACAG gAACTGGCTCTTTCCGGCCAATCCAGTCTAGTCTCCCTTTATCTCGCCCCTTCGTGTCCAAAGCCACACCCTCCAGCACCTCCACTCCAGCCTCTTCCACTGAGCTCTCCA GTGCAATTGATTTTGCAGCCAAGTCTGCGGGAATCATCCCAAACAGCCCGTGTAGACAGATTGAAGCCCCTCCTGTTGTGGACGATGTGATGGAGCTTGAGCAAACCACGGACACTGTGCCGGCACCTTCCCAGCCCAGCATTCAGGAAGAACAAACAGAT GAATCGTTCCAAAACAGTCTACCCCCACCGTCTCCCATGGGGGCACCAGATTCCCTGCTGGCTCCTCCCAGTGTCGCATCCCTATTAGACATATCTCTTCCTGGCCCCCCCGAGGAGTCACTCCCGTCTggagaaccacacacacaaattagcGACTCCATCATAGAGCTCGCCATCAACTCTGCACAGTATG gcgATGGGGTGTCCCTCTCCTCTGCTAAACTAAATGGGAATGACACTCCCAAACTCCTTCCCTCCCCCTCAGACAGCCCTGCACGCAGCTGGATCCCATCCCCTACCCACGACCCGCAGTGGTACCCCAGTGACTCCACAGATTCCACACTGGGCTGCCTTCTCT CGAGTCTGGTGTCTCCTGATAAGGTTCGCAGGGCACAGCTCCCCCCAGTGGGGTCTTCCAGTGGTACAGCACTCCTGGGACCCAGCCTGCTGGACAGTAACTCCCATGATTCCTTTCAGTCCAGGGGCTTGCCTGATGTGACAGAG GTGGACAGCCAGTTGGCCTGCATGATGAGTGAGAGCAGCGTGGATTACATCGCCCGCTTCAATGACCTTGCCCAAGAGCTATCGGTCACAGAGTCACCTCTCCCACCCCCTGGAGTCTGA